GTCGAACGCCTGTTCGCCGGTGCATGAACCCGTCATAGATACGAGACAGCAGAAAAGGCGGTTTCGCTTGCTCACATGAAAGGAGGACGGGTATTAATTCACGTATGTCGGTTGTGAAGGCTTAAAGCGAAAGCGGAATCGGCGGGCTGAGGAAGAGGCTTGGGAGAGGAGTACAAGCGGGTAGAGTTCCAGTACGGTGTCGTGATGCTCAGGACGAAGAGGTTCCAAGGAATCATGGACAGTCTCGGGAGGAGAAGGATCTCGAAGCCCGTTGCGTGGTTTCTTCTCTACTTGATGCCTGTCGCAGGAGGGATCGCCCTCTACCTCTTCCTGACTCAGCTCGGAATACTCCTCTCGCCGAGGGGCGCAGAGGTCGCAAGCTATGTCAGGACGTTGAGCCCGCTAGGCAACCTGGGCCTTCCAGGAATCAACCCGTACCTTCCGATAGTTGACGGCTGGATCGCACTGTTCGCAGCGATAATCGTCCATGAGGGAGCCCACGGGGTGGTGGCAAGGAGCCTCGGGCTACCGGTCAAGTCGTCCGGACTCCTGTTCTTCTTAATCGTCCCGATAGGCGCCTTCGTGGAGGTCGATGAGGACGCCTTGAAGGTGGCAAGGGCCGCCGACTCGGGCAGGGTGCTGGCAGCGGGTGCAGGAATCAACCTGGTCGTAGGAATCGTCTGTCTCTTGCTACTGTTCGGCGTAGTCTCCGCAATGAGACCCTCCGTCAACGGGATAGCTGTTGTCGGCGTCTATGGAAACACGACCGCGGGAGGGGCAGGAATCATGGTCGGTGATTTCATAACCCAAATCAACGGCGTGGCAGTGAACGACCCCGTCGTCGTGAGCCAGAGTCCCTGGTACCAGCCTGGTCAGGTCATCAATCTGACGGTGGTAAGGGACGGCAGGGCAATTCAGTTCACCAACCTGACACTTGGAACCCTCGTCTTGAACAACACACAGACGGGAAAGGTGACACAGACTGCGTTCCTTGGTGTCAGCGATGTAGGATACCAAGGACTCCAGGGTCTTGTTTCGTCGTACACGAATTCGTTCTTCAAGACGCCGGCGCTCTACATCTGCATTCCGACGCTCCCCAGTTGCCAAGGGATCGTCCCGTTCTCCGACAGCCTTTCACGGTTCTACTCCTCTTCCTTCGGGCAGTCTCTCGCTCCGCTCGCCAACCTCTTGTACTGGCTCTTCTTCCTCAACTTCAACCTCTCGATATTCAACTCGCTTCCGATCTATCCGTTGGACGGCGGTCAGGCTTTCAGGGTAGCCGTCAAAGCGCTCGGCGGCGAAAAGCTGGGGGAAAAATCGTTGTCAAGAGTTACGTCCGTCACAAGCATCGTTGTCGTTGCCATTCTGCTTAGTGTAATCGTGGGCCCTTATCTCCTGTAGTCTGGACGGGCTCAGTAGAAACCCTCTTCTCGAAATCCAGCCCCAACGGATGATTTGTTCTC
This sequence is a window from Nitrososphaerales archaeon. Protein-coding genes within it:
- a CDS encoding site-2 protease family protein, translating into MGEEYKRVEFQYGVVMLRTKRFQGIMDSLGRRRISKPVAWFLLYLMPVAGGIALYLFLTQLGILLSPRGAEVASYVRTLSPLGNLGLPGINPYLPIVDGWIALFAAIIVHEGAHGVVARSLGLPVKSSGLLFFLIVPIGAFVEVDEDALKVARAADSGRVLAAGAGINLVVGIVCLLLLFGVVSAMRPSVNGIAVVGVYGNTTAGGAGIMVGDFITQINGVAVNDPVVVSQSPWYQPGQVINLTVVRDGRAIQFTNLTLGTLVLNNTQTGKVTQTAFLGVSDVGYQGLQGLVSSYTNSFFKTPALYICIPTLPSCQGIVPFSDSLSRFYSSSFGQSLAPLANLLYWLFFLNFNLSIFNSLPIYPLDGGQAFRVAVKALGGEKLGEKSLSRVTSVTSIVVVAILLSVIVGPYLL